The sequence ATACTTGCTAAAACTTGGATTCCAAAGAAATACCTGTTTGCGGAACAGTATTACGGGAACAATTGTATGGAAGACTAAAATAAGGTCATTGTAACCACAAATTGCTGGTTCTTGTCGAAAACTCTACCATGAATTTAAGAATTTAATGTaccaaatattatattaattatatagaaTTAATGAATGAAGCTTTGCTTTCTAATTTGTATGATTGTAATAGGTTGACAATATGAGTTGTAAAAGTTACATTGTCCTCAATCAAAACCATCTTGATAGAAATAGATCTTGTGAAtatttttccaaatcttcaaaatATCATCTTAATAGTGAATTAGCATGAACAATAAGTGTAGTTTTCTACAAAGAAAATGCTTTTTTAgtaataaactaaaattttagatattgaTATATTTGTGTTGACAATTATTTacttatatagttatatatggGCATCGAACTGTAATTAGgattaataatttaaactaaaaagacaAATGTATACagttaaaaagaaatttatttagaaataaaaaattatgtaattataaaaataaaatagtcgTCAAAGTATTCCTAACTGATGTTAGtaaatttgtaaacaaaaaGAATTATTTAAATATCCTAAATCAATATGTTTCTAACAAACATGTATAAATAGCACATAAGAGAAAAGATACATATGCTTTTGTTAACATGACCCATGTcgtaataaatatgtaaatatttaactaACTTGAGAAAATTCCCTTTTATTAAATcacatatttcaaatatatgagATTGTTgtatactttaaaatttaagatattgtcactttgatataaaatcaaatcaTCAAAATTATGGATATAATGTTTTTGTGAAATTAATGTGAATGTAACACttagaaatttgtttttttttatataatattataaatattttacataaaaatatatggttgaaattctaaaaatagaattattattaattattcagACTATTTGAAAATAGTGCAAAAACTATTAAATGTGAATTTTAATAAGTAATTCAATACAACAAGAAACGCATCAGACATGCATCCttgtaaaactataaaaaatttgGTTGTAAAATCGTAAAATTTTTAGTacgtaataaaaataataaatcagaaactttttttattacaatttttgaataatttatttttctcccaaaataacattataatacaaaatattactcAAAAACAGAGGCTCAGCTCTTAAATTAGAGCTTCTTTTTTCGTATATAATATCAACAACTAAACCCGAGACTCACACGTCCCTTGCTGTGTGTGTACTGCCTGGCCATCAGAAGAAAGTCTTCAAAATCACGAGTTTTGTCACCTAAGGAGACTGATAAGCTCAAAGATATGTCTCATAGACTCAAGCCAGGACCACAACCCCGTCACGAAAACCAGCAAAAGAACATATAAATaacacaaagtttttttttgttcaacaaaTAACACAAAGTTTAGAGACAATAAAACTCCAtacattatattattattttagcttGTTTCCTAATGAATAAAAAGATAATGCGCAAGTCACGATTTTTACATTGTTCATGTATATCTTTAGCTAACTCCAGCAGAAGATCAGTTTCCTCTGCAAGCTTAGTCGTCTTCTTCAACTCTTCCACTGCTACTTTGGCAACGTGTATTTTATTCTCTGCCATTACAACTTTACATGCAGCGGTTATTGCAGCTTCGTCGATCATCTCTTGTGAAACTGAGGGGGTCGGATTGTTTGTTTGCCGGAGTTTTATATCTGTCTCTTTTAGGTTTGGAGCAGgtgttcttgttgttgtttctgATCTATCTGGTAGCTTATAGAAGTTCAGTAACTGCTGAGTGTTGGATCAAACAAGACAcaaattaaaagagaaaaaaaaagagatatggAGGAGATGGTTTTGTAtgtgaatttaaaaagaaaatgtggCAGAGAAGAAATAGAGGTGAGGGTTCAAAGACTTACAGGTTTTGAGTTGCTAACCTTTGAAAGTTAGCCTGAGCAGCAAGCCTCCTCAGTAGTCTTGAACTAAGGACGCTTCTGAAATTTGGTGGCACTTCATGCCTTGGCTGCTCTTTCCATAGTAAACCACAAGGTCCATTAGGAAAGGTTGTAGCCACTAGGAcgaatttaaaagaatatataacaGAGACTGACCCCAACTAGAGTAAAATCAAGATTAATATAACATTTCTTAGATAGGCATAGTGGACAGCTTTAAAATGAATAGCAAAGAGAAACTTGTCTAACCTCAATGAAGCTGAAAATGGATCACCAACATCAGATCAATTTGCATCCGCTAAAGCCGAGAGAGCTTCAAATATCATCCCATCATACCTGAAAATTAGCAACTCATCAGAAGTTTTACCAATGCATATATTAATAGATGCACAACACAAGAaactgaagaaaaaaagaaagacaaacCTGGGAGCGTTTTTTGTATCCACCACAAAGATATCAACGCTAAAATCAGAAGATGCACTGCGTGGAAGGGAAGTAgctggtgaagaagaagaagagttagtTAACATTAGGAGGTGGAGTAGAGGTAGAAATTATCTGATTAATCTGAAAACTTAAGTTACATGACATATTTAAATGGTCTATTCAAAATGATCTGTAACTGAAGCTAAATCAAACCAAAATGAATCTAAATTGAACCAAAATGAATCTAAATTGTTTATAGGATATTAGTCAGTTTTTAGCATTGTTATCCGAGTTTAACCGAAAAACAAAATCGTCAAATCAAAATAAgatcaaatttataaatatatgaaaaaattcgTTATATGTATCTCTAATATctgaaataaaatttagaaaaattgaACTGATCCAAATTGAAATGTGAACCGAAAATTGAATGCTAGGGGCTAGCCACAGTCCACATAAACGAAATTGGGTTTAACTGACTTAAACGAAAAGCTACGGGGCCAAATTCGAAATTACAGCGAATATCAAACGAATCTAGACAACAAGTGGGAACGAGTCTGGTCTTTCAGACAGAACTAACGAGGTAGTttcccttaaaaaaaaaaaaaagttaaaaaccctAAAGACAACAATTTTAATTCCATTTCTCATTTCTCATTTGCGCAACGTCGGAGAGAGAGCAGCTGCATCACACATTTCTCGGTcgcctctccttctctctctctctctcctgcgaccatcgaaaccctaatctctctctctctctctaactctcATCCTCCCATGGCGGCGAACAACAACAGATCCGATCAAGAATCAGACGAAAACACACGTCTCTACAACCCTTACCAAAACTTCGAGGTCCCAATAAAATCTCAGTACCTCTACAAGCTCCCCACCTCCCCCGAGTACCTCTTCAGGGAGGAGTCCTTAAAGCAGCGCCGCTCCTGGGGCGAGAATCTCACCTTCTACACCGGAACCGCTTACCTCGGCGGCTCCGTCTCCGGCGCCACCGTCGGGGTCTTCACCGGCATCAAGAACTTCGAAACCGGCGACACGACGAAGCTCAAGATCAACAGGATCTTGAACTCGTCTGGTCACACGGGTCGAACGTGGGGTAACAGGATCGGGATCATCGGGTTGATGTACGCAGGGATCGAGAGCGGCGTCGTGGCTGCGATGGATAGGGATGATGTTTGGACGAGCGTGGTGGCGGGTCTTGGAACCGGAGCGGTTTTTAGGGCGGCGCGTGGGGTGAGATCTGCGGCGGTGGCGGGAGCTCTCGGTGGGTTGGCGGCTGGGGCTGTGGTTGCAGGGAAGCAAGTTGTGAAGCGGTATGTGCCCATATGATGAAGAGTGTGTCTAATTGGGAAGACTCTCTGTCTTCTCgtttgtttgaaatttttgataGATTTGATTAGGTTTTTCGTTTGGAATCATAAAGatgaaaactttttttcatttggGTTCTTAAGGTGTATGAGTCTGtatgtcattttgatgaataaaTCTGCAAACTTTTTTATATACTGATG is a genomic window of Brassica napus cultivar Da-Ae chromosome A2, Da-Ae, whole genome shotgun sequence containing:
- the LOC106396554 gene encoding mitochondrial import inner membrane translocase subunit TIM23-2; this translates as MAANNNRSDQESDENTRLYNPYQNFEVPIKSQYLYKLPTSPEYLFREESLKQRRSWGENLTFYTGTAYLGGSVSGATVGVFTGIKNFETGDTTKLKINRILNSSGHTGRTWGNRIGIIGLMYAGIESGVVAAMDRDDVWTSVVAGLGTGAVFRAARGVRSAAVAGALGGLAAGAVVAGKQVVKRYVPI